From the Pseudarthrobacter sp. MM222 genome, one window contains:
- the gcvH gene encoding glycine cleavage system protein GcvH: MSIIPEELSYTAEHEWVSAPNADGVVRVGITDFAQDALGDVVYAQMPEVGTAIKANDVVGEVESTKSVSDIYAPVSGEVVSRNESLDTDSALINSDPYGEGWLIEIKLAEPDAVESLLSASEYEQQVG; encoded by the coding sequence ATGAGCATCATTCCCGAAGAGCTGTCCTACACCGCAGAACACGAGTGGGTTTCGGCCCCGAACGCCGACGGAGTCGTGCGCGTGGGCATCACCGATTTTGCCCAGGACGCCCTCGGGGACGTCGTCTACGCCCAGATGCCCGAAGTAGGCACCGCGATCAAGGCAAACGACGTCGTCGGCGAAGTCGAATCCACCAAGAGTGTGAGCGACATCTACGCCCCCGTCTCGGGCGAAGTGGTGTCCCGGAACGAGTCGCTGGATACGGATTCGGCCCTGATCAACTCGGATCCGTACGGCGAGGGCTGGCTGATTGAAATCAAGCTGGCCGAGCCCGACGCCGTCGAGTCGCTCCTCAGTGCGTCGGAGTACGAACAACAGGTAGGCTAA
- a CDS encoding FHA domain-containing protein — translation MFGHERNATGDRRGARGVKASETTSINLTPVRDEPTIPPKVSADERTAVESLPFGSALLIAHSGPNSGARFLLDSDITTAGRHPDADIFLDDVTVSRRHVEFRRTARSFEVVDTGSLNGTYVNHDRVDSVELKSGNEVQIGKFRLTFYLSPARAAGNN, via the coding sequence ATGTTTGGGCACGAACGGAACGCCACAGGTGACCGTCGCGGCGCGCGTGGAGTGAAAGCTTCGGAGACCACGTCGATCAACCTCACCCCGGTGCGCGACGAACCCACCATCCCTCCGAAGGTTTCCGCCGACGAGCGGACGGCCGTCGAGTCGTTGCCGTTTGGTTCCGCCCTGCTGATCGCCCACTCCGGGCCGAATAGCGGCGCACGCTTCCTGCTGGATTCAGATATCACGACGGCGGGCCGCCACCCGGACGCCGATATTTTCCTCGACGACGTCACGGTTTCACGCCGCCACGTCGAATTCCGCCGCACGGCACGCAGCTTCGAAGTTGTGGACACCGGAAGCTTGAACGGCACTTACGTAAATCATGACCGCGTCGACAGCGTTGAGCTGAAGTCCGGCAACGAAGTGCAGATCGGGAAGTTCCGCCTCACCTTCTACCTGAGCCCTGCCCGCGCAGCAGGCAACAACTGA
- a CDS encoding Fpg/Nei family DNA glycosylase codes for MPELPEVAALTDFLDEHLRGAAVTKIQIASVAVLKTADPPFSELEGRAVTGVRRFGKFISMEADGLYFVFHLARAGWVRFTETPTDIQLKMGKGPIAVRLSFSGASGPLGVDLTEAGTKKGLAVYVVRDPHDVPGIAALGPDPFSPGFDVDTLVQILGSSSQQVKGLLRSQSVIAGIGNAYSDEILHAARTSPFATAKSLDRNAVQGLYDAIHGILGTALQDAQGKAPSELKDAKRSHMRVHARTGEACPVCGDTVREVSFADTALQYCPTCQTKGKILADRRTSKFLK; via the coding sequence ATGCCCGAGCTTCCGGAAGTGGCGGCCCTGACGGACTTTCTCGACGAGCACCTGCGCGGAGCCGCCGTCACAAAGATCCAGATCGCCTCGGTAGCGGTGCTCAAGACGGCCGATCCCCCGTTCTCCGAACTTGAGGGCCGGGCAGTGACCGGAGTCCGCCGCTTCGGCAAGTTCATCAGCATGGAGGCCGACGGGCTGTATTTTGTTTTCCACCTGGCGAGGGCCGGCTGGGTCCGCTTCACCGAGACCCCCACTGACATCCAGCTGAAAATGGGCAAGGGACCCATCGCGGTGCGGCTGTCATTCTCCGGCGCGTCCGGCCCGCTCGGCGTGGACCTGACAGAGGCGGGCACGAAAAAGGGCCTCGCGGTCTATGTGGTCCGGGACCCGCACGACGTTCCCGGCATCGCGGCGCTGGGACCAGATCCCTTCAGTCCAGGATTCGACGTCGATACCCTGGTGCAGATCCTTGGGTCCAGCTCCCAGCAGGTGAAGGGCCTGCTGCGGAGCCAGAGCGTGATCGCCGGCATCGGAAACGCCTACAGCGACGAGATCCTGCACGCAGCCAGGACATCACCCTTCGCGACTGCCAAGTCCCTGGACCGAAACGCGGTCCAGGGCCTATATGACGCCATCCACGGCATTTTGGGGACCGCCCTGCAGGACGCCCAGGGCAAGGCGCCGTCGGAACTCAAGGACGCCAAGCGCAGCCACATGAGAGTTCACGCCCGGACCGGCGAGGCCTGCCCGGTATGCGGGGACACGGTCCGGGAGGTCTCCTTCGCCGACACCGCCCTGCAGTATTGTCCGACGTGCCAGACGAAGGGAAAGATCCTGGCCGACCGCCGGACGTCAAAGTTCCTGAAATAG
- a CDS encoding adenylate kinase — translation MMRMLIMGPPGCGKGTQAERLSRRLGMTGVSTGEVFRDHVKNRTPLGREVSVHLDAGDLVPDTLTNRVVRDRLNQDDVRAGFLLDGYPRNTAQLAELDIILAANGQELDVALQLTVDDPELVRRLLHRATMTGRSDDTEDVIRHRLELYHHETEPVAAAYSRRGILLSVDGMGSEDEIFGRLLAALRAAFPAAIPDTTTAG, via the coding sequence ATGATGCGAATGCTGATTATGGGCCCGCCGGGGTGCGGCAAGGGCACCCAGGCCGAACGGTTGTCCCGGCGCCTCGGCATGACCGGAGTGTCCACTGGCGAGGTCTTCCGCGACCACGTGAAGAACCGGACGCCGCTCGGCCGGGAAGTCAGCGTGCATCTGGACGCGGGCGACCTGGTGCCCGACACCCTGACGAACCGGGTGGTGCGTGATCGCCTGAACCAGGATGACGTCAGGGCCGGGTTCCTTTTGGACGGGTATCCCCGAAACACGGCGCAACTGGCTGAACTCGACATCATCCTTGCCGCCAACGGGCAGGAGCTGGACGTTGCACTCCAATTGACGGTTGACGATCCCGAACTCGTCCGCCGTCTGCTGCACCGCGCCACCATGACCGGACGTAGCGACGATACCGAGGACGTGATCCGGCACCGCCTGGAGCTATACCACCATGAGACCGAGCCCGTGGCCGCAGCCTACTCACGGCGCGGGATCCTCCTGAGCGTCGACGGCATGGGAAGCGAGGATGAGATCTTCGGCCGGCTGCTTGCGGCGCTCCGCGCAGCTTTCCCCGCGGCCATCCCCGATACCACCACGGCCGGTTAA
- a CDS encoding bifunctional nuclease family protein, translated as MIEVEIVGVRIELPSNQPLVLLKEIHGERHVPIWIGTPEASAIALAQQGVVPPRPMTHDLLVDVVESLGHNIVSVNIVAVEDNIFYGQLQFENGTTVSSRASDALALALRAKCRIWCADAVMDEAGVRITEHDEGEDTHPGPAVDEEGELRRFREFLDDVEPEDFAG; from the coding sequence ATGATCGAGGTGGAGATTGTAGGCGTGCGGATCGAGTTGCCGTCCAACCAGCCGCTGGTCCTGCTTAAGGAGATCCACGGGGAACGCCACGTGCCGATCTGGATCGGCACCCCGGAAGCCAGCGCCATTGCCCTGGCCCAGCAGGGTGTGGTCCCGCCGCGGCCCATGACCCACGACCTGCTGGTGGACGTCGTGGAGTCCCTGGGGCACAACATCGTCAGTGTCAACATCGTGGCGGTGGAAGACAACATCTTCTATGGCCAGCTCCAGTTCGAGAACGGCACCACCGTCAGCTCCCGGGCGTCCGATGCGCTGGCCCTCGCGCTGCGCGCAAAATGCCGGATCTGGTGCGCCGACGCCGTCATGGACGAGGCCGGCGTCCGCATCACCGAACACGACGAGGGCGAGGATACCCACCCCGGCCCGGCCGTGGATGAAGAAGGCGAGCTGCGGCGCTTCCGCGAGTTCCTCGACGACGTCGAACCCGAGGACTTCGCCGGCTGA
- the ftsR gene encoding transcriptional regulator FtsR, whose translation MAQAERRGPQVLNIGEVLAQLSDDFPNMTASKIRFLEEKGLINPQRTPAGYRQYAESDVERLRFVLSLQRDQYLPLKVIKDYLDAIDRGERPDNLPPGVTVSPRIVSAELASELQNRVRRLSEEQLRTESGASVPLLESLLSYGLIGHVNGKFDENALQVARACVQLETHGLEPRHLRPFQAAADREFGLVERAVATLTSRKDAASQARAAEAARELSELCLSLHRALVQDRISRMDI comes from the coding sequence ATGGCACAAGCGGAACGGCGCGGACCCCAGGTCCTGAACATCGGGGAAGTCCTGGCTCAACTGAGCGACGATTTCCCTAACATGACCGCGTCGAAGATCCGGTTCCTTGAGGAAAAGGGCCTCATCAACCCGCAGCGGACACCCGCCGGGTACCGGCAGTACGCGGAGAGCGACGTCGAGCGCCTGCGCTTCGTGCTGTCCTTGCAGCGCGACCAATACCTCCCGCTGAAGGTCATCAAGGACTACCTTGACGCGATCGACCGCGGCGAACGCCCGGACAACCTGCCCCCGGGCGTCACGGTCTCTCCACGGATCGTGTCCGCGGAACTGGCCTCCGAGCTGCAGAACCGGGTGCGGCGGCTGAGCGAAGAACAGCTCCGCACCGAGTCCGGTGCCAGCGTTCCCCTGCTTGAGTCGCTGTTGAGCTATGGCCTGATCGGACACGTCAACGGCAAGTTCGACGAAAATGCCCTCCAGGTGGCCCGCGCCTGCGTGCAGTTGGAGACCCACGGCCTGGAACCACGTCACCTGCGGCCCTTCCAGGCAGCCGCCGACCGTGAATTCGGCCTCGTGGAGCGTGCGGTGGCGACCCTGACCTCGCGGAAGGACGCCGCCTCCCAGGCCCGCGCCGCCGAGGCTGCGCGGGAACTTAGCGAGCTGTGCCTCTCGCTGCACCGGGCCCTGGTCCAGGACCGCATTTCGAGAATGGACATCTGA
- a CDS encoding ParA family protein, whose product MQVVSISSLKGGVGKTSVTTGLASAAMAAGIPTLVVDLDPHADASTALGVRPTDQLDIGRMLKAPRRARLAENVVPSGWVERAGNNGSAPAVLDVAVGSAYTGIYDRPDLGRRDLRRLSAVLAGASGYELVLVDCPPSLNGLTRMAWSASDKVTLVAEPGLFSVAGTERTMRAIQLFRKEFAPNLTPAGIVANRVRSGSAEHTFRLSEMQSMFGDLLLAPHIPEQANWQQIQGAAHSIHHWPGDSAKNAAALFDALLASLLKSTGSVRNRSQR is encoded by the coding sequence GTGCAAGTAGTCAGCATCAGCAGCCTCAAAGGCGGTGTCGGTAAGACATCGGTGACCACCGGATTGGCGTCCGCAGCGATGGCCGCCGGCATCCCCACCCTCGTCGTCGACCTTGACCCCCATGCGGATGCGAGCACTGCCCTAGGAGTCCGGCCGACGGACCAGCTGGATATCGGCAGGATGCTCAAGGCACCCCGGCGCGCGCGCCTGGCCGAGAACGTCGTTCCCAGCGGCTGGGTGGAGCGGGCGGGAAACAACGGCTCCGCCCCCGCCGTACTGGATGTTGCCGTCGGTTCCGCCTACACCGGCATCTACGACCGGCCGGACCTTGGCCGCCGCGACCTGCGCCGGCTCTCCGCGGTGCTGGCCGGAGCCAGCGGCTACGAGCTGGTTCTGGTTGACTGCCCGCCGTCACTGAACGGACTCACCAGGATGGCCTGGTCCGCCAGCGACAAAGTCACCCTGGTGGCAGAACCCGGGCTTTTCTCCGTTGCCGGCACGGAGCGCACGATGCGGGCGATCCAGCTGTTCCGCAAGGAATTCGCCCCGAACCTGACCCCTGCGGGCATTGTCGCCAACCGGGTGCGCAGCGGTTCCGCCGAGCACACCTTCAGGCTGTCGGAGATGCAGTCCATGTTCGGTGACCTGCTTCTCGCCCCGCACATCCCGGAACAGGCCAACTGGCAGCAGATCCAGGGCGCTGCCCACTCCATTCACCACTGGCCCGGCGACTCGGCAAAGAACGCCGCGGCGCTGTTCGATGCGCTGCTGGCGAGCCTGCTGAAGTCCACCGGCAGCGTCCGCAACCGCAGCCAGCGTTAG
- a CDS encoding MerR family transcriptional regulator yields the protein MSPKGEAGELKHPSTAGVAVPASGAQGLLFTEDLPVLDEDAGYRGPTACKAAGITYRQLDYWARTGLVEPAVRGAAGSGSQRLYGFRDILVLKVVKRLLDTGVSLQQIRTAVEHLRERGVEDLAQITLMSDGASVYECTSADEVIDLVQGGQGVFGIAVGRVWREVEGSLAALPSEHAAVQSFPDDELSKRRATRKTG from the coding sequence GTGAGTCCGAAAGGCGAAGCGGGCGAGCTCAAGCACCCCTCGACGGCTGGCGTAGCCGTACCCGCCAGCGGTGCCCAGGGTCTGCTGTTCACCGAGGATCTTCCCGTCCTGGACGAAGACGCGGGCTATCGCGGGCCCACCGCTTGCAAGGCCGCCGGCATCACCTACCGCCAACTGGACTACTGGGCCCGGACCGGGCTCGTTGAACCCGCCGTGCGCGGTGCCGCCGGATCGGGCTCGCAGCGGCTCTATGGCTTCCGGGACATCCTGGTCCTCAAAGTCGTCAAGCGGCTCCTGGATACGGGCGTCTCACTCCAGCAAATCCGCACGGCCGTTGAACACCTGCGCGAACGTGGCGTCGAGGATCTGGCCCAGATCACGCTGATGAGCGACGGCGCCAGCGTCTATGAGTGCACCTCGGCTGACGAGGTCATCGATCTCGTGCAGGGCGGACAGGGAGTCTTTGGTATTGCCGTGGGCAGGGTCTGGCGTGAAGTCGAGGGCAGCCTCGCGGCGCTTCCCAGCGAACACGCCGCGGTCCAGTCCTTCCCCGACGACGAACTCAGCAAGCGCCGGGCCACCCGTAAGACCGGCTGA